The proteins below are encoded in one region of Saccharomyces kudriavzevii IFO 1802 strain IFO1802 genome assembly, chromosome: 5:
- the HVG1 gene encoding putative GDP-mannose transporter (similar to Saccharomyces cerevisiae HVG1 (YER039C) and VRG4 (YGL225W); ancestral locus Anc_3.538), whose product MTYTSSKSLQYLAVPIYTIFKNLTIILIAYGEVLFFGGCVTSMELSSFIMMVLSSVVATWGDQRAIATKISPLGDLDQDLVESTIFLLNPGYLWMFTNCISSALFVLIMRKRIRLTNFKDYDTMFYNNVLALPLLLVFSVIMEDWSANNLSVNLSPDSLTAMIISGLMSVGISYCSGWCVRVTSSTTYSMVGALNKLPIALVGLAFFDAPKNFLSFFSIFLGFMSGVLYAVAKQKKAQQQKVLAATLEK is encoded by the coding sequence ATGACTTATACTTCGTCCAAGAGCCTGCAGTACCTTGCGGTGCCCATCTAcacaattttcaaaaacctGACAATCATTCTCATCGCCTATGGTGAGGTACTCTTCTTCGGCGGGTGTGTCACGTCCATGGAGTTGTCGTCGTTCATCATGATGGTGCTGTCATCCGTGGTGGCCACCTGGGGAGACCAGCGAGCCATTGCAACCAAGATATCGCCTTTGGGCGACCTGGACCAGGATCTTGTCGAGTCGACGATATTCTTGTTGAATCCAGGGTACCTCTGGATGTTCACCAACTGTATCTCTTCAGCGCTGTTCGTTTTAATCATGCGGAAGAGGATTCGCCTGACGAACTTCAAAGACTACGACACCATGTTTTACAACAACGTCCTGGCGTTGCCCTTGCTGCTAGTGTTTTCCGTAATCATGGAGGACTGGTCTGCGAACAATTTGTCTGTGAACCTATCCCCTGACTCGCTGACAGCAATGATTATCAGCGGGTTGATGTCCGTGGGGATATCATACTGTTCTGGTTGGTGTGTTCGTGTTACTTCCTCCACTACATATTCCATGGTTGGGGCTCTGAACAAACTACCGATAGCTTTGGTCGGGTTGGCGTTCTTTGACGCACCAAAGAACTTTctgtcctttttttctatttttctGGGATTTATGTCTGGTGTCTTATATGCTGTCGCTAAGCAGAAAAAGGCACAGCAGCAAAAAGTTCTGGCAGCCACTCTTGAGAAATAA
- the GLN3 gene encoding nitrogen-responsive transcriptional regulator GLN3 (similar to Saccharomyces cerevisiae GLN3 (YER040W); ancestral locus Anc_3.539), which yields MQDDPENSKLYDLLNSHLDVHGRSSEDPRQTGGSRSQTSSSAGDKDENAALSSGLNGGTFDSMLEALPDDLYFTDFVSPFTAAATTSVTTKTIEESMPATNHMEDDIAMFDSLATSQPIDIAASNQQNGEIAQLWDFNVDQFNMTPSNSSGSATISAPNSFTSDVPQYNHSSSGNSVSKSSLFPYNASASTHNNNAYNSSNSNVNINPQSHHSFNIYKLQNNNPSSSVTNIASNNSSNSNIQHPFLKKNDSMGLSSSNTTNSVRKNSLIKPMSSTSLANFKRAASVSSSMSNVEPSGQSKKPLIQCFNCKTFKTPLWRRSPEGNTLCNACGLFQKLHGTMRPLSLKSDVIKKRISKKRAKQTDLNIAQSTTSAPPTAPSPVSTSNAKSVRSRKKSLQQNSLSRVIPEEITSDNINNNTNNILTVNRGGYNFNSVPSPVHMNSQPYNSNNANFNGGSDANLNSNNLMRHNSNTVTANFRRSSRRSSTSSNTSSSSKSSSRSVVPILPKPSPNSANSQQFNMTMNLMNSTNNISAGNSVASSPRIISSANFNSNSPLQQNLLSSSFQRQGMNIPRRKMSRNASYSSSFMAASLQQLHEQQQVDVNPNSNTNSNRQNWNACNIVSTSSRSSNFVTQKPNFDIFNTPVDSPSVSRPSSRKSHTSLLSQQLQNSESNSFTSNHRYNGKLSSDSTSPIKYEVDASAGGKSSEDSSTKGSSKESSAIADELDWLKFGI from the coding sequence ATGCAAGACGACCCCGAAAATTCGAAGCTGTACGACCTGCTGAATAGTCATCTGGACGTGCACGGCCGAAGTAGTGAAGATCCGAGACAGACGGGCGGTAGCAGGAGCCAAACCAGCAGTAGCGCTGGTGATAAGGACGAGAATGCAGCGTTGTCCAGCGGATTAAACGGTGGCACGTTTGACTCGATGCTAGAGGCGCTGCCCGATGATTTGTACTTTACGGACTTCGTTTCTCCCTTCACAGCAGCTGCCACGACAAGCGTCACCACCAAGACGATCGAGGAGAGCATGCCCGCCACAAATCACATGGAGGACGACATCGCGATGTTTGATTCGCTCGCTACAAGCCAGCCCATCGACATCGCCGCCTCCAACCAACAGAACGGTGAAATAGCGCAACTTTGGGACTTCAACGTAGACCAGTTCAACATGACGCCGAGTAACTCGAGCGGTTCCGCTACCATAAGTGCACCGAACAGCTTCACCTCTGACGTACCTCAATACAACCACAGCTCGTCCGGCAACAGCGTTTCTAaatcttctttgtttccgTACAATGCCAGCGCATCCACCCACAACAACAATGCGTATAATTCTAGCAACAGCAACGTAAATATCAACCCGCAGTCTCACCACTCCTTCAACATCTACAAACTACAAAATAACAACCCATCCTCATCCGTTACGAACATTGCCAGTAATAATAGTAGCAATAGCAATATTCAGCATccgtttttgaagaaaaacgacTCCATGGGGCTATCTTCATCCAACACAACTAACTCTGTGAGAAAAAACTCACTCATCAAGCCAATGTCCTCTACATCGTTGGCCAATTTTAAAAGAGCTGCCTCAGTATCTTCCAGTATGTCCAACGTGGAACCGTCCGGGCAGAGTAAGAAACCGCTCATACAATGCTTCAATTGCAAAACGTTTAAGACGCCCCTTTGGAGGAGAAGCCCCGAGGGGAACACCCTTTGCAATGCATGCGGTCTTTTCCAGAAATTGCATGGCACCATGAGGCCattatctttgaaatccGACgttatcaagaaaagaatctcaaagaaaagagcaAAGCAAACAGATCTGAACATTGCACAAAGTACCACGAGTGCGCCCCCAACAGCACCAAGTCCAGTGTCCACTTCAAATGCCAAGTCTGTACGATCGAGGAAAAAGTCATTACAACAGAACTCTTTATCCAGAGTAATACCCGAAGAAATCACCAGTGATAAcatcaataataatactaataataTCCTTACCGTAAACAGAGGAGGCTACAACTTTAATTCCGTCCCTTCCCCAGTTCACATGAATAGCCAACCGTACAACAGCAATAACGCAAACTTCAATGGAGGAAGCGATGCAAACTTGAATTCGAATAATTTGATGCGCCACAACTCAAATACTGTCACTGCCAACTTTAGAAGGtcttcaagaagaagtagTACTTCATCGAACACTTCCAGCTCTAGTAAATCCTCATCCAGATCGGTCGTCCCGATTTTACCAAAGCCTTCTCCTAACAGCGCAAATTCGCAGCAATTCAACATGACTATGAACCTAATGAACTCAACAAATAATATAAGTGCAGGAAATAGTGTCGCATCTTCGCCAAGAATTATATCGTCCGCAAACTTCAACTCAAATAGCCCTCTGCAGCAGAACTTATTGTCCAGCTCTTTCCAACGTCAAGGGATGAATAtaccaagaagaaaaatgtcaCGCAATGCGTCATACTCCTCATCCTTCATGGCCGCCTCCTTACAACAACTGCATGAACAGCAACAAGTGGATGTGAACCCAAACTCTAACACAAATTCAAACAGACAGAATTGGAATGCCTGCAATATCGTCTCTACAAGCTCAAGATCATCGAATTTTGTCACTCAAAAGCCAAATTTCGACATCTTCAATACTCCTGTGGATTCACCAAGTGTTTCAAGACCgtcttcaagaaaatctcATACTTCATTGTTATCGCAACAATTGCAAAATTCAGAATCGAACTCGTTTACTTCAAATCATAGATATAACGGTAAACTGTCAAGTGATTCCACGTCACCAATTAAATATGAGGTTGATGCAAGTGCCGGTGGAAAGAGTAGTGAGGACAGTTCCACAAAGGGGTCTTCTAAAGAAAGTTCGGCGATTGCAGATGAATTGGACTGGTTAAAATTTGGTATATAA
- the YEN1 gene encoding crossover junction endodeoxyribonuclease (similar to Saccharomyces cerevisiae YEN1 (YER041W); ancestral locus Anc_3.540), with translation MGVPQIWEFLKPYLQDSRIPLRKFVVDFNESQKRPPKIAIDAYGWLFECGFIQSSDTKPRSRSRSPIRSPRESDVGTSQEYHSSRSYISPGKAVINLISRLKELLGLGVEFLLVFDGIMKPSFKRKFSQESSAACYDDEKGYYLNWNQHVKNHELYGNCQGPSTSSDPEFISLVRKLLDLMGISYVIACGEGEAQCVWLQISGAVDFILTNDSDTLFFGGKKILKNYSKFYDDFGPTSITSHSPSRHYDSKEVFVTVVDLPRINQVAQKKFDRLSLLFFSVLLGADYNHGIKGLGKNKSLQLAQCEDPNFSMEFYDIFKDFRTEDAKLESLRNSRYEAFQERLYSYCKDHSVELFGRNYSVLLNQGSFEGWPSIVAVMHYFHPIVQPYFDEEVLSDKYINMTGNKNYRNLRFSQLKNFLQGLNLPQISNFDKWFHDSMHEMFLLREFISYGEADSVGKANMRITEEKTMNINGSKFQIPCFKIRYTTFLPNIPISSQSPLIRNDSPSRSRSPSRRQLDIMEHPNSLWLPKHLIPRSHPLVIQYYEAQRIALEKKNKVKNTSKKSRPLQKNNLDSFLQKHASPIKNIEKVRKSRQQTLEPVKKRLFVDADEDTSLEEISAIPKSTATTKDSDDGDDGDNSLIFVEEVTSSQTVLDNSPGKRLWDLTKDEEEEIDFEEGGRKVSPLKRSRTGIDGEKSSGSHSKSDLAAAANIRLHNVKALPPNLANLRLEREHSSVLDQLVTDAQDTVDRFAGYDSDCSSSID, from the coding sequence ATGGGTGTCCCTCAAATATgggaatttttgaaaccgTATCTCCAAGATTCCAGGATCCCATTGAGAAAGTTTGTCGTTGACTTCAATGAATCGCAAAAAAGACCTCCGAAGATTGCAATTGACGCATATGGGTGGCTGTTTGAATGCGGATTCATTCAGAGCTCGGACACGAAGCCTAGGTCAAGATCAAGAAGCCCTATTCGTTCACCTCGAGAGAGTGATGTGGGTACCAGCCAAGAATATCATAGTAGTAGAAGTTACATAAGTCCGGGCAAGGCTGTTATAAACTTGATATCTCGGTTAAAGGAACTACTGGGCCTAGGAGTGGAATTCTTGCTTGTATTTGACGGAATCATGAAGCCTTCTTTCAAGAGGAAGTTCAGCCAGGAATCAAGCGCTGCTTGTTATGATGACGAAAAAGGATACTATTTGAACTGGAACCAGCATGTCAAAAATCATGAACTATACGGAAACTGTCAAGGACCATCAACGTCATCTGACCCTGAATTCATTAGCCTTGTACGGAAATTGTTGGACTTGATGGGCATTTCCTATGTGATCGCATGTGGAGAAGGAGAAGCTCAATGTGTTTGGTTACAAATATCTGGGGCTGTCGATTTCATTTTAACGAACGATTCCGATACTCTATTTTTTGgagggaagaaaatattgaaaaactacTCAAAATTTTACGATGACTTTGGCCCAACCTCAATAACTTCCCACAGTCCTAGTAGGCACTATGATAGTAAGGAGGTTTTTGTTACTGTTGTAGATCTACCCAGAATCAATCAGGTAGCACAGAAGAAATTCGATCGTTTGtcccttttattttttagtGTGTTATTGGGTGCCGATTACAATCATGGGATCAAAGGTTTAGGTAAAAACAAATCTTTGCAATTGGCTCAGTGCGAAGATCCTAATTTTTCCATGGAATTTTATGACATCTTCAAGGATTTCAGAACAGAGGACGCGAAGTTAGAAAGCTTGAGAAACTCTCGGTATGAAGCGTTTCAAGAAAGGTTATATTCATATTGTAAGGACCATTCCGTCGaactttttggaagaaactATTCTGTATTATTAAATCAAGGTTCGTTCGAAGGTTGGCCATCAATTGTTGCCGTTATGCATTATTTCCATCCAATCGTCCAGCCGTATTTTGATGAGGAAGTCCTCAGtgataaatatataaatatgaCTGGGAACAAGAATTACAGAAATCTGAGATTTAGccagttgaaaaatttcttgcaaGGTTTGAACTTGCCCCAAATTTCCAATTTCGATAAATGGTTCCATGATTCTATGCATGAAATGTTTCTATTGAGGGAATTTATATCATATGGTGAAGCTGATAGTGTAGGTAAAGCTAACATGAGGATCACTGAAGAGAAAACGATGAACATTAACGGGagcaaatttcaaattccaTGTTTTAAAATACGCTATACGActtttttgccaaataTTCCTATTTCTTCTCAGTCCCCTTTGATACGGAATGATTCTCCGAGTAGAAGTAGGAGCCCTTCACGACGTCAACTGGATATAATGGAACATCCTAATAGCCTCTGGCTGCCGAAACACTTGATACCTCGGTCGCACCCGTTAGTAATTCAATACTATGAGGCACAACGTATTGCActagagaaaaagaataaagtaAAAAATACAAGTAAAAAAAGTCGACCATTACAAAAGAATAATCTGGATAGTTTTCTCCAGAAGCATGCATCGCCAATCAAGAATATCGAGAAAGTACGTAAATCAAGACAACAAACCTTGGAGCCCGTGAAGAAGCGACTTTTTGTAGACGCAGACGAAGATACGAGTTTGGAAGAAATATCAGCTATCCCAAAATCAACTGCTACAACTAAAGATAGTGATGACGGcgatgatggtgataattcattgatttttgtCGAAGAGGTTACCAGCAGTCAGACAGTACTAGATAACTCGCCCGGTAAGAGGCTTTGGGATCTAACCAAAGATGAGGAGGAGGAGATTGATTTTGAGGAAGGGGGAAGGAAAGTATCACCATTGAAGAGGTCAAGAACCGGCATTGATGGGGAAAAATCGTCAGGATCCCATTCAAAGTCGGACTTAGCGGCCGCGGCCAATATTCGTCTTCACAATGTCAAAGCGCTGCCTCCAAATTTGGCCAACCTGCGGCTAGAAAGAGAGCATTCCTCGGTTCTTGACCAGCTTGTCACAGATGCTCAAGACACTGTCGACCGGTTTGCAGGTTATGATAGCGACTGCAGTAGTAGCATCGATTGA
- the KRE29 gene encoding Smc5-Smc6 complex subunit KRE29 (similar to Saccharomyces cerevisiae KRE29 (YER038C); ancestral locus Anc_3.537) produces MRSADSSPSKEFEVVQDSQISEFDSPLITTGTGSLFRDDDDDDDDEDKVQPNFISDTENDSLNSDEDLSTFDGDLALSTVKSKTTDDFDPILKRSIPSKRKVASNDEDEEASRTPKKSINYVPLKSFNLGESFDTSITTKVAKLQHLNEEISNSPKRSPNIVVTSNTIAKSELQKSVKFSGPIPEAYLDMVTKETISDKYKDWYFISENCHYEELMDLEMRDMDHSFLFGNGECQGNVPEFLRLKCPKITDLLALFGVNEEKFQSLKIDYGQNENSKFDSLCTIFPVNKMLKFLMYYYNDAGEEKEVFLKTFICFILDRNVFNAMELEYKPCFKVLELFDEVHFMNSYFDIVRKDDFFLHHRLLQIFPSLQNLVLRRLFGGRDAPNETVRENLINKFNELFDYKNYKNLLYFILMMYGSKFIPFGPKSQVTEYFKDCILDISNETANDVEISILKGILNLFSKIR; encoded by the coding sequence ATGAGAAGCGCGGACTCATCGCCAAGTAAGGAGTTTGAGGTTGTCCAAGATTCACAAATATCAGAATTTGATTCTCCTCTGATAACGACTGGTACAGGTAGCCTCTTTCGcgatgacgacgacgacgacgacgacgaagaCAAAGTGCAGCCCAACTTCATCAGTGATACGGAGAACGATAGTTTAAATAGTGACGAAGACTTGTCAACTTTCGACGGCGACTTAGCTCTCTCAACTGTCAAGTCAAAGACTACGGATGATTTTGACCCAATCCTAAAAAGAAGTATACCTTCCAAACGGAAGGTGGCAAGTAAtgacgaagacgaagagGCCTCAAGAACGCccaaaaaatcaatcaatTACGTTCCATTGAAAAGCTTCAATCTGGGTGAGAGTTTCGACACTTCAATTACTACTAAAGTGGCAAAACTACAACACCTGAACGAGGAAATATCGAATTCACCTAAGAGGAGTCCAAATATTGTGGTCACTAGTAATACTATTGCTAAAAGCGAGTTACAAAAAAGTGTTAAGTTTTCTGGACCTATTCCGGAGGCTTATTTGGATATGGTTACCAAGGAGACGATATCAGATAAATATAAAGACTGGTATTTCATCTCTGAAAACTGTCATTACGAGGAGTTGATGGATTTAGAAATGAGAGATATGGACCATTCATTCTTATTTGGTAACGGCGAGTGTCAAGGGAATGTTCCCGAATTTCTTCGCTTGAAATGCCCCAAGATTACAGATTTATTAGCCCTGTTTGGCGTcaacgaagaaaaatttcaatctttAAAAATTGATTATGggcaaaatgaaaattccAAATTCGATAGTCTATGCACAATTTTCCCCGTCAATAAAATGCTGAAGTTTCTAATGTATTATTATAACGATGCTGgcgaagaaaaggaagttTTTCTAAAAACTTTCATATGTTTTATCCTGGACAGAAATGTTTTTAACGCCATGGAATTGGAATACAAACCGTGTTTCAAAGTTTTGGAACTATTCGACGAAGTCCATTTCATGAATTCGTATTTCGATATTGTGCGCAAGGacgattttttcttgcatcACAGACTATTACAAATCTTCCCCAGTTTACAGAACTTAGTACTCAGGAGATTGTTCGGTGGAAGGGATGCCCCCAACGAAACCGTTAGGGAGAATTTGATCAATAAGTTCAATGAATTGTTTGACTATAAAAACTATAAAAATCTACTATACTTTATTTTAATGATGTATGGTTCGAAATTCATTCCTTTTGGCCCCAAATCCCAAGTAACTGAGTACTTTAAAGACTGTATACTGGATATCTCCAATGAGACGGCAAATGACGTTGAAATTTCCATTCTGAAAGGAATACTAAATCTGTTTTCCAAGATCAGATAA